From Streptomyces sp. HUAS MG91, the proteins below share one genomic window:
- a CDS encoding alpha/beta hydrolase-fold protein, with protein sequence MGLTSRTLLYATVLIALGCVGLTVWVWPRLASRGPLPVLGRLGAIVVTQFAVLLACAVAVNGEFEFYGTWDELLGHVSTAPAHIAELGTGSGVYAQHTELVQPAGPQGLDRVKGLPVGPPAKVGRVESVRIIGRRTRAIDPAFVYLPPQYFQRQFHRQRFPVIVAISGYPGGIMNLASFLHVPQTAGQLERANRLQPTVIVMVRPTIAPPRDTECVDVPGGPQAETFFTKDLPEAVKAAYRVGHDPSAWGALGYSSGGSCALQLALRDPKVYTSAAALSADYKVSDDLTTGSLFGSGPLAARRAEGHDLIWRLHHLPVPRVSVLVASSRQGERDYGPTLRFLKAVRAPMTSARIILPRGSHHFTTWVREIGPAMEWMGQQLTFPQDTTPAPRPPRRTAQAAAPPKRR encoded by the coding sequence ATGGGCCTGACGAGTCGGACGTTGCTGTACGCGACGGTGCTGATCGCATTGGGCTGCGTGGGTCTGACGGTGTGGGTGTGGCCACGTCTCGCGAGCCGGGGCCCGCTGCCCGTGCTCGGCAGGCTCGGGGCGATCGTGGTGACGCAGTTCGCCGTGCTGCTGGCGTGCGCGGTGGCGGTGAACGGTGAGTTCGAGTTCTACGGCACGTGGGACGAACTGCTCGGCCATGTGTCGACCGCTCCCGCGCACATCGCCGAACTCGGCACCGGGAGCGGGGTCTACGCCCAGCACACCGAGCTGGTGCAGCCCGCCGGGCCGCAGGGCCTGGACCGCGTCAAGGGGCTGCCGGTGGGGCCGCCCGCGAAGGTCGGGCGGGTGGAGTCGGTGCGCATCATCGGGCGGCGCACCCGCGCGATCGACCCGGCGTTCGTGTATCTGCCGCCGCAGTACTTCCAGCGCCAGTTCCACCGGCAGCGCTTCCCGGTGATCGTGGCGATCAGCGGTTATCCGGGCGGGATCATGAATCTCGCCTCGTTCCTGCACGTGCCGCAGACCGCGGGTCAGCTGGAGCGGGCGAACCGGTTGCAGCCGACGGTGATCGTGATGGTGCGGCCGACGATCGCCCCGCCCCGGGACACCGAGTGCGTGGACGTGCCGGGCGGGCCGCAGGCGGAGACGTTCTTCACCAAGGACCTGCCGGAGGCGGTCAAGGCGGCCTACCGGGTGGGCCACGACCCGAGCGCGTGGGGTGCGCTCGGCTACTCGTCGGGCGGCAGCTGCGCCCTGCAACTCGCGCTGCGCGACCCGAAGGTGTACACGTCGGCCGCCGCGCTGTCGGCCGACTACAAGGTGAGCGACGATCTGACGACGGGCAGCCTGTTCGGTTCGGGACCGCTCGCCGCGCGCCGCGCGGAGGGCCACGACCTGATCTGGCGGCTGCACCATCTGCCGGTGCCGCGGGTGTCGGTCCTGGTGGCCAGCAGCCGGCAGGGCGAGCGGGACTACGGGCCCACGCTGCGGTTCCTCAAGGCGGTGCGGGCGCCGATGACGTCGGCCCGGATCATCCTGCCGCGCGGCAGCCACCACTTCACCACATGGGTGCGCGAGATCGGGCCCGCGATGGAGTGGATGGGGCAGCAGCTGACGTTCCCCCAGGACACGACACCGGCGCCACGCCCGCCGCGCAGGACCGCGCAGGCCGCGGCACCGCCGAAAAGGCGGTGA
- a CDS encoding NlpC/P60 family protein, with translation MASHRRPKQPSRTRVTVLTATAAAAVALTSQAANAAPKPTKSEVKAKVDKLYEEAERATNQYDGAKENQDRLEKEIGRLQDKVAREQSELNELRAGIGAMASEQYRSGGIDASVQLFLSANPDDYLDKASTLDSLSAQQLESLKKVQAKQRTLAQERAEASEKLKDLADTRTELGKKKREIQGKLSEAQKLLNSLTAAERKAMADAETRASRSSASRVDLGDEVAGSKFGAAALSAAASQIGKPYVRGGTGPNSYDCSGLTQWAYAQAGVQISRVTYTQVNDGAHIGMSALKPGDLVFFNNTEHVGLYAGNGQVIHAPYPGAVVRYESMSTIGSFQFGVRVAG, from the coding sequence GTGGCGTCCCACCGTCGACCCAAGCAGCCGAGCCGCACCCGCGTGACCGTGCTCACCGCGACCGCCGCCGCGGCCGTCGCCCTGACCTCCCAGGCCGCCAACGCGGCCCCGAAGCCCACGAAGAGCGAGGTCAAGGCCAAGGTCGACAAGCTCTACGAAGAGGCGGAGCGGGCCACCAACCAGTACGACGGGGCCAAGGAGAACCAGGACAGGCTGGAGAAGGAGATCGGCCGGCTCCAGGACAAGGTCGCGCGCGAGCAGAGCGAGCTGAACGAACTGCGCGCCGGCATCGGCGCGATGGCCAGCGAGCAGTACCGCTCCGGCGGCATCGACGCCTCGGTGCAGCTCTTCCTCTCCGCGAACCCGGACGACTACCTCGACAAGGCGTCCACGCTCGACTCGCTCTCCGCACAGCAGCTGGAGTCACTGAAGAAGGTCCAGGCGAAGCAGCGCACGCTCGCCCAGGAGCGTGCCGAGGCGTCCGAGAAGCTCAAGGACCTCGCCGACACCCGCACCGAGCTCGGCAAGAAGAAGCGGGAGATCCAGGGCAAGCTGAGCGAGGCGCAGAAGCTCCTCAACTCCCTGACCGCCGCCGAGCGCAAGGCCATGGCCGACGCCGAGACCCGCGCCAGCCGCTCCTCCGCGAGCCGCGTCGACCTCGGCGACGAGGTCGCCGGCTCCAAGTTCGGCGCCGCCGCCCTGAGTGCCGCCGCCAGCCAGATCGGCAAGCCGTACGTCCGCGGCGGCACCGGCCCCAACTCCTACGACTGCTCGGGCCTGACCCAGTGGGCGTACGCGCAGGCCGGCGTCCAGATCTCCCGGGTCACGTACACCCAGGTCAACGACGGAGCCCACATCGGCATGAGCGCCCTCAAGCCCGGCGACCTCGTCTTCTTCAACAACACCGAGCACGTGGGCCTCTACGCGGGCAACGGCCAGGTGATCCACGCCCCGTACCCGGGCGCCGTCGTCCGCTACGAGTCGATGAGCACGATCGGCAGCTTCCAGTTCGGCGTCCGCGTCGCGGGCTGA
- a CDS encoding class I SAM-dependent methyltransferase, which yields MFTPQGPTLRELAVQALSSVEHGYDLLAPKFDQTPFRTPDAILAPVTRALRALGPYRTGLDLCCGTGAGLGVLWEVCAERAVGVDFSAGMLDVARRGEPTASYVRADALALPFGPVFDLVVSFGAFGHFLPRQQAELFAQVHQVLRPGGQFVFPMPAPARPGSRGYWAMLGFDAVMRVRNALWRPPFVMYYRVFRFGDVRRELDRAGFDLELRSLPELGERPDGSPRCALVVATRRDAG from the coding sequence ATGTTCACCCCTCAGGGCCCCACCCTCCGCGAACTGGCCGTTCAGGCGCTGTCGTCGGTCGAGCACGGCTACGACCTGCTCGCGCCGAAGTTCGACCAGACGCCGTTCCGGACCCCGGACGCCATCCTCGCTCCGGTCACGCGCGCCCTGCGCGCACTCGGCCCCTACCGGACCGGGCTCGATCTGTGCTGCGGCACCGGCGCGGGGCTCGGCGTGCTGTGGGAGGTGTGCGCCGAGCGGGCCGTCGGGGTCGACTTCAGCGCCGGCATGCTGGACGTCGCCCGGCGCGGCGAGCCCACGGCGTCGTACGTGCGCGCGGACGCGCTCGCCCTGCCGTTCGGGCCCGTCTTCGACCTGGTGGTCAGCTTCGGTGCGTTCGGGCACTTCCTGCCGCGCCAGCAGGCGGAGTTGTTCGCCCAGGTGCACCAGGTGCTGCGCCCCGGCGGGCAGTTCGTGTTCCCGATGCCCGCACCCGCGCGGCCCGGCTCGCGCGGCTACTGGGCCATGCTCGGCTTCGACGCGGTGATGCGGGTGCGCAACGCGCTGTGGCGGCCGCCGTTCGTCATGTACTACCGGGTGTTCCGTTTCGGCGATGTGCGCCGGGAGTTGGACCGCGCGGGCTTCGACCTGGAGCTGCGGAGCCTGCCCGAGCTGGGAGAGCGGCCCGACGGCAGTCCGCGGTGCGCGCTCGTCGTCGCCACGCGCCGGGACGCGGGATGA
- the rho gene encoding transcription termination factor Rho: protein MTTTTLRAPERSGAATSTEAPVSAAGVLDIAGNGAGFLRSPGLVPTPDDVQVPAQLIRQRGLRAGDFVTGVCGRPRTLARVETVEGLPADTARSRPRFADLTPLHPDRRLRLDSPAGGLAGRVVDLVAPVGKGQRGLIVAPPKTGKTVLLQQLAAAIADRHPEAHLMVVLLDERPEEVTDMRRSVRGEVLASTFDRPAKTHIALAELAVERAKRLVERGVDVIILLDSLTRLCRAHNNAAAVSSKGGRTLSGGVDAAALLGPKRLFGAARNTEEAGSLTILATALVDTGSRADDYYFEELKSTGNMELRLDRTLADARVFPAVDITPSGTRREELLLPAAELAAVSGLRRALQGRDGRSGYEALLDKLRKTPDNAAFLRQVRGTVPTA from the coding sequence ATGACCACCACCACACTCCGTGCGCCGGAACGGTCCGGCGCCGCCACGTCCACCGAAGCCCCCGTCAGCGCGGCCGGTGTCCTCGACATCGCCGGGAACGGCGCCGGATTCCTGCGCTCCCCCGGCCTGGTGCCCACGCCGGACGACGTCCAGGTCCCGGCCCAGCTCATCCGCCAACGCGGCCTTCGGGCCGGCGACTTCGTCACCGGGGTGTGCGGCAGGCCGCGCACCCTCGCCCGCGTCGAGACCGTCGAGGGCCTTCCCGCGGACACGGCGCGCAGCCGCCCGCGGTTCGCCGACCTCACCCCGCTCCATCCGGACCGCAGGCTGCGCCTCGACAGTCCCGCGGGCGGCCTCGCGGGCCGTGTCGTCGACCTGGTCGCGCCCGTCGGGAAGGGGCAGCGCGGCCTGATCGTCGCACCGCCCAAGACCGGCAAGACGGTCCTGCTCCAGCAGCTCGCCGCCGCGATCGCCGACCGCCATCCCGAGGCCCATCTGATGGTGGTCCTCCTCGACGAACGTCCCGAGGAGGTCACCGACATGCGCCGCTCGGTGCGCGGCGAGGTGCTCGCCTCGACCTTCGACCGGCCCGCCAAGACCCATATCGCGCTCGCCGAACTCGCCGTGGAGCGCGCCAAGCGCCTCGTCGAGCGGGGCGTCGACGTGATCATCCTGCTCGACTCCCTCACCCGGCTGTGCCGGGCCCACAACAACGCCGCCGCGGTGTCGTCGAAGGGCGGCCGCACGCTGTCGGGCGGAGTCGACGCGGCCGCGCTGCTCGGCCCCAAGCGGCTGTTCGGAGCGGCCCGCAACACCGAGGAGGCCGGTTCGCTGACCATCCTCGCGACGGCGCTGGTCGACACCGGTTCACGCGCCGACGACTACTACTTCGAAGAGCTCAAGAGCACCGGCAACATGGAGCTGCGCCTGGACCGCACCCTCGCCGACGCCCGCGTCTTCCCGGCCGTCGACATCACCCCGTCCGGCACCCGCAGGGAGGAGCTGCTGCTGCCCGCCGCCGAGCTGGCGGCCGTGAGCGGACTGCGCCGGGCCCTCCAGGGCCGCGACGGGCGCTCCGGCTACGAGGCGCTGCTGGACAAGCTCCGCAAGACCCCCGACAACGCCGCGTTCCTCCGCCAGGTCCGCGGGACCGTCCCCACGGCGTGA
- a CDS encoding GNAT family N-acetyltransferase yields MTASMTRPGRGPSATIRRATARDAKRLTRLVRGSRAYEGRYAAMVAGYRVGPAYIDTHRVFVAVDGAAGDGERILGFYSLLIDPAELDLMFVADAAQGRGIGRLLVDHMRQEARAAGLDRVRVVSHPPAEGFYRSVGALRTGTAPACPPAVAWDRPELEFALHPGA; encoded by the coding sequence ATGACCGCGAGCATGACGCGCCCGGGACGCGGGCCGTCCGCGACGATCCGCCGGGCCACCGCACGGGACGCCAAGCGCCTCACCCGCCTCGTGCGCGGCTCCAGGGCCTACGAGGGCCGGTACGCGGCGATGGTCGCGGGCTACCGCGTCGGCCCCGCCTACATCGACACCCACCGGGTCTTCGTGGCGGTCGACGGGGCGGCGGGGGACGGTGAGCGGATCCTCGGCTTCTACTCACTCCTGATCGACCCGGCCGAGCTGGACCTGATGTTCGTCGCCGACGCGGCGCAGGGCCGCGGCATCGGGCGACTGCTGGTCGACCACATGCGGCAGGAGGCCCGCGCCGCCGGGCTCGACCGCGTACGGGTGGTGTCCCATCCGCCCGCCGAGGGTTTCTACCGCAGCGTGGGAGCCCTGCGCACCGGTACCGCCCCGGCCTGTCCGCCGGCCGTCGCCTGGGACCGGCCGGAGCTCGAATTCGCCCTGCACCCCGGCGCCTGA
- a CDS encoding inorganic diphosphatase → MGGSEAHAEAFDVIVEIPQGSRNKYEMDHELGRIRLDRMLFTSTQYPADYGYVEGTLGGDGDPLDALVLTDDATFPGCAVECRAIGMFVMSDEKGPDEKILCVPAHDPRHRSVQDIEDIPEFDRLEITHFFEVYKDLEPGKSVEGSHWEGRDKAYEEIARARAALRGPRAG, encoded by the coding sequence TTGGGCGGCAGTGAGGCACACGCCGAGGCGTTCGACGTGATCGTGGAGATCCCACAGGGTTCTCGCAACAAGTACGAGATGGACCACGAGCTGGGCCGCATCCGCCTCGACCGGATGCTGTTCACCTCCACCCAGTACCCCGCGGACTACGGCTACGTCGAGGGCACGCTCGGCGGCGACGGCGACCCGCTGGACGCCCTGGTGCTGACCGACGACGCCACCTTCCCCGGCTGCGCCGTCGAGTGCCGCGCGATCGGCATGTTCGTGATGAGCGACGAGAAGGGCCCCGACGAGAAGATCCTCTGCGTCCCCGCCCACGACCCGCGCCACCGCTCCGTGCAGGACATCGAGGACATCCCGGAGTTCGACCGCCTGGAGATCACCCACTTCTTCGAGGTCTACAAGGACCTGGAGCCCGGCAAGTCGGTCGAGGGTTCGCACTGGGAGGGCCGCGACAAGGCGTACGAGGAGATCGCCCGGGCCCGCGCGGCGCTGCGCGGGCCGCGCGCCGGCTGA